From the Nitrospirota bacterium genome, one window contains:
- a CDS encoding MerR family transcriptional regulator: MMILESESVLTIGTVASKVGVSTHAVRLYEKEGLLRPKKTPKGQRVYAGSDVDLLMATRRLLATGLNFAGIRRLYATLPCHLYKPCCIPRLGHCTIQDRPGEPCWSIPDSWCRLTHQDCQSCKVYFLAARIDTVRETWGQSQIQPRPAVFTPREGNGAPAAVEGS, encoded by the coding sequence ATGATGATTTTAGAATCAGAATCAGTACTTACAATAGGCACAGTTGCCTCGAAAGTGGGGGTCAGCACCCATGCGGTTCGGCTCTACGAAAAGGAGGGACTCCTGCGCCCCAAGAAGACACCAAAGGGGCAGCGGGTCTACGCCGGTTCGGACGTCGATCTCTTGATGGCCACTCGACGTCTGCTGGCGACGGGGCTCAACTTTGCGGGCATTCGCCGACTCTACGCGACGCTGCCCTGCCATCTCTACAAACCTTGCTGCATTCCGCGACTCGGCCACTGCACCATTCAAGATCGGCCGGGCGAGCCCTGTTGGAGTATCCCCGATTCTTGGTGTAGATTGACTCACCAAGACTGCCAATCGTGCAAGGTATATTTTCTGGCCGCACGGATCGACACGGTGCGCGAGACGTGGGGCCAGTCTCAGATTCAGCCGAGGCCCGCGGTGTTCACACCCCGGGAAGGAAACGGCGCCCCGGCCGCGGTTGAAGGGAGTTGA